In Ovis canadensis isolate MfBH-ARS-UI-01 breed Bighorn chromosome 15, ARS-UI_OviCan_v2, whole genome shotgun sequence, the genomic stretch AGAACAATTAGCATTGAATAAACTAGGTATCTTATCCGTATTACACAGATGGCAAGTGGCACAGTCAGGATTTAAACCCAAGCCCTCCCTCTCAATATATTCACTTGTAGAGTTGATCTGGGAGTAGTGAGACCACACCTAAAATACCTGTTATTATGGTTCTTATTTAGTAGATGGTATTGCACGTATTACTATTACTGCTGATGCTGCAGTTGCTGTGGCAATCATCATCTTCATCTTTAAAGGAGAAATGTGAAGGAGACACAAACTACATAGAGTGAAACTCAAAAACTCCTTCACCGATACACTTGTTTCTGGGGTCGGCTTTTAAGTATTTACAGCACCAAAGACGACAGTTATGGAGAGCATTTCCACCTGTCTCTGAAATGTAGAGTGTGATTTAGAAATTTGGTGCATCAATTAAATGTCAAGCGCTGCATTGAGTGAAAACAACCAAGAGCTGAAGGTCTTCAAAGAGATTTGCTCATCTCAAGGATATTGGTCACTTTGCTCTCATATTGGAACAAGCAAATAGAGACCTATCTTTTTAACAATggtattggtggtggtttagttactaagtcatctgacttgcaaccccatggactgtagccctccaggctccactgtctgtgggatttcccaggcaagaatattggagtgggttgccattcccttttccaggggctcttcccaacccagggattgaacccagatttcctgcactGCACGGAGATTCTTAAccaagtcaccagggaaatcccttcttAACAATAACCCCTAGCAATTCCTGTTCCAAGCTCAGGACTGTGATAGTATTGGCGAACTCTTAGCAAGCCCTTCCAGAGGGGATAGGACTCAAGTCTCCCCACAAATCCCAGAAGGTTTAAGTGATATTTCATACTCATTTTATTAAATGTCAGCAATGTGCCTTTGTTTTTTATAGAGTTAAGAAACATTTTTGTTGTGAACCTATCTAGAATTAATTCAGAAAGACTGGTGAACCTGAAAGCAGTATTAAAATGGGAATTAGCTTTCTTGTACACAGTATTATTAAATTTGTCTTAGCTAGGCTGGTGTCTGTTCTGACAGACTTATAAAGCAGCTACTGATTTGAGTAATAGGTAACTACATACCATGAAAGACCCAAAGAATCTTTtgtgttagattttttttctttttctttatttttccttttttttttttttttttttttactttacattactgtattggttttgccatacatcaacatgaatctaccatgggtgtacataagttcccactcttgaacccccctcccacctccctccccacaccatccctctgggttatttttaaaagtcaaataaaaactTGCGCAAAAGTCATGTGGATCATGTCAAAGAATGTAAGTCGCTCATTAGTATACATTGTATATGCTTGCTTTTGCTCTTCTTCTTcatatattgagttggccaaaaggtttatttgggtttttccataacatcttaggGATAAATCCAAATTAATGTTTTGACCAATCTGATACTTTGTCTTCAAATTAAATCTGTAGTAATTCTTTAACCTTCTACCCTGAGTGTCATCCCCACCCTGCCCAACCCATTTTATCTGTCTCCCACAATATAGATAGCTCAACATTCCCCAGAAAATCTGCCTGACTGAGCCTTGGCCAACACATGAACTGCTTTGGAAACAGCGTACAACACTGTCCCCCATAGGGATGCTGTAGTTATCCAATATGACAGCATGTAAAAGGCTCTGGTACTGTCTTTTGCTTAGTGGACAGTCTGTaagtacttttattttcttacattcaATATTCTTGAACACTTCCTATAATTGCACAACCCTTCATAGTTTACAAATACTTGTCCTTATATgattaaatttaatttcatagccACACTGCTTGTTAAGTGATAATATTTCCAGCTTCAAAATGAAGAAATTGCCATTAGAGGTAGGGAAGGGAACATCCAATGTCACACACGGAAGAGTTAAAACTCACCCTTCATCTGTTGATCTCAAGTTATACAATGTGGTTGGCCCCTGCTCaattatacacatttatattcTTAATCCTAAAATTTAACCATCTTTCTAATCCATGTTTTATTTAGCAATGTATTATCCCCAGGTGTTGTCTTATTATTTAATGGGTATAGTTCATTTCTCCCCTATTAAGCTAATAGAGGCCATTCCTAACTCTTGAGCTAGAATGTTAAATCAACTCAATGATCTTTAATTTAAAAGACATTAGGCTTGTGGCTTATTTCTGCTCAAAAGAGTTATTACAGAATGGAATTAGCAATATTCCCCTTTCATTTTTTATGGGCCAACTCTAATGCAAGGCCACAGGAAAGTACATGGAACAGTTCTTATAAATGCCACTCTTTATATACTGCACAAAGGACGATTTGGTACAGGAAGAGGAAAGTATGTTCTGAGAGCAGGGAAATATCTCTGCCCAACTCAAATCACaccaaaaatgtgaaaaaataacaaCTATTTTTTCATAGTCATAACTGAGCCTTTACAGAAGAGATTTTTCCTCTCTTAAACTGGCAGACCCTAACCCTCTGCAGTGACCTTGGCTGGAACAAATATCTGGATGAGCTTCCTCCGTATCTCTTTGGTCTTCATAGTATAGACGATGGGGTTTAGCACAGGGGGAATAAGAAGATAGGCATCAGCCATGAGGGCATGGGTCAGTGGGGAAAGGTGCTTTCCAAAACGATGAATGACAGACACCCCAATGAGCGGCACGTAGAAGATGAGAACAGCACAGACGTGGGAAACACAGGTGTTGAGTGCCTTCAGCCGGCCCTCCCCTGAGGCAATGGCCATCACTGTTCGAAATATGAATGCATAGGAGAGGAGGATGGAGAGGGAGTCAGAGCCCTTGGTAAAGATAACCGCAATGAGGCCGTAGAGACTGTTGACCCGGATGCTGGCACAGGCAAGGCTCATCACATCCTGGTGGAGGCAGAAGGAGTGGGAGAGGATATTGGAGCGGTAGAAGGGGAGCCGCTTGATGAGGAAAGGCACCGGGAAGACCACACAGATGGCTCTTGTCAAGATGACTGCCCCTGTTCTGCAGACCACGCCATTGGTGAGGATGGTGCCGTACCTGAGGGGTTTCCAGATTGCCACAACCCGATCAAAGGCCATGGCCACCAGCACGCCAGACTCAATGGCTGAGAAGGTATGGATGAAGTACATCTGAACAAGGCAGGCATCAAAGGCGATGGACTTGCAGTTAAACCAAAATATGCCTAGCATGGAGGGCATAGTACAAAGGGCAAGTCCCGTGTCTGCCAGTGCCAGCATACACAGAAAGTAATACATGGGGATGTGCAGGGACGGTTCGGACTTGATGGTAGAGATGATGACACCATTGCCAAAGAGGGCAATGGCATATATAGCACCCAGTGGGAATGCCATCCAGTAATACTTTAGTTCAAGCCCTGGAATTCCAGTTAAGACAAAGTAGAGGTGTTGGAAGCGAGAGTGGTTATTATCTGCCATGAAGTCAATGTAACACAGAAGGGAAATTTTGAGATCCTGATGTGTGTCTTCCTAAGAATACAGTGACAAGTATTAACAATTTATTAGAATCTGATCTTCCTCAGAGCAgaaccattttatttttacatgggTGAGAGAGAGTTTAAGGGAGGGCTGAGTCCCTGAAATTACTCTTCCAAGATATATCCTGTGGAGGAAACTTCTACTGTCCCAATGAAAAAGCTTCACCAAGTCAAATAAGTCACATTCAGTTTAAAACACACTGCATTAGAGGAAATATTTTGCTTTCTGCAGTccatttctccctctttctcagcCATATCTTACAAGCTGTTGAGTCAGAGGCTGAGGACACAATAACTAAGACAGAATCAGTATAAAACAAGAATTAGTTGACTGCTCACAAAGGATGTCATTTCCACCCATCACTCTCCTTATGCCCAGTAATGGAACTCTCATGAAGGCAATGAGTCTTGTGTGTGAGGCAGGGATGGACATGCCCAGGGCACATGCCTGTGCTTGCATCTGAGCATGACCACCTTCATTTCCCCTGAGCCTGGATGTGGACTCCATCATTTTCAACCCAGCAGCCTCAGACAGCAACTTCTGATCAtagaaaatgaaatgtatttgTCATCTCTAATCTAATAAATCTAGAAAGGGGAGTAAGTTATATTTAGGAAAGCAACAGCAGCAATTCTCTTTTCAGACTAACTCATTTTGTCCAAAAGGAAGTGAGGCTCCTCTGAAGCCTTTTTTAGAATCAGGATCATCTGGAAATTGTATTACTAAAGGCACAATGATCATTCACATAATGCCATTTATACTTTCAGAGGGCCAGTATAGAGGTCCTAGTAGAGATCTAGAAGAAACATGCTGATATTTCCAGAATCAGtaactatgtttttttccaaaatgCCTCCTGATGGGGTCATTCAACTTTAGACATGAATGCCAGTTAGAGGTACTGCATACTCTCTTTGAGAAGCTCTCTCAACCGTAAGACACACATCAGATGCCTTCATCAATTGAAGAGAACCAAGGTGACAAAAGGCAAGGCAATGTAAACTCCAGATCCACACATCTTCTAATCAGATTCTGGTTTCCCTTGCTCCTCATATATGGCCTCATATACGTAGCACACGGACAATAATGCCTATGCTAAGGGGCAGTGTCAGGGTTACAAAAGATCTTtccattggttaaaaaaaaagcaaaatatgtgCTTTTAATTATGAGACCTTGGAACAAAAAAGTTCTTCTCTTCACATGTTCTCAATATCAGTGTTGATATtgagtgttctttttttaaatttctttttttttttttttagttttttattttttacattttaaaatctttaattcttacatgcattcccaaacatgaacccccctcccacctccctccccataacatctttctgggtcatccccatgcaccagccccaagcatgctgcatcctgcgtttTTTGTTTTATCTCTCTGATTTGGATTTTTCAGCCAGAGATCTTTGCAGCTGATTGAAGTGAAATTGATAGATGCTCTTCTATCAGCAAAGGATTACATTTAATTTTGCATCTCTTGTAATCTTTGAATAATTTACCCTCTAACTCTGCAAACATGTGTCTGAACTCCAGGCTATGTATACATCTCTGACTGATGCATACTCCTGATGAATCAAAAACATACTGCAGAGTTTTGAAATCTCTCTCCTCAAAGATCTTCTTTGAGAGAT encodes the following:
- the LOC138421054 gene encoding olfactory receptor 51H1-like; the protein is MADNNHSRFQHLYFVLTGIPGLELKYYWMAFPLGAIYAIALFGNGVIISTIKSEPSLHIPMYYFLCMLALADTGLALCTMPSMLGIFWFNCKSIAFDACLVQMYFIHTFSAIESGVLVAMAFDRVVAIWKPLRYGTILTNGVVCRTGAVILTRAICVVFPVPFLIKRLPFYRSNILSHSFCLHQDVMSLACASIRVNSLYGLIAVIFTKGSDSLSILLSYAFIFRTVMAIASGEGRLKALNTCVSHVCAVLIFYVPLIGVSVIHRFGKHLSPLTHALMADAYLLIPPVLNPIVYTMKTKEIRRKLIQIFVPAKVTAEG